One genomic window of Syngnathoides biaculeatus isolate LvHL_M chromosome 13, ASM1980259v1, whole genome shotgun sequence includes the following:
- the LOC133511275 gene encoding zinc finger and BTB domain-containing protein 14-like, whose translation MSELLRYIDYDHKATFLKMLNQQRMEGEHCDVVVVVENIEFRAHRCVLAACSNYFKKLFKKQNDEDNSIVELDFIRSDIFEEVLNYMYTARLAVRKKDINMMMSSGQILGINFLDNLCSQKRELTNMKTRENQAPPGDHGLRAQDAILKELAMEEVRKNSFYDTTMDGMGGAGGSHVPQPHGYNTGLPKDPHVHGWGSSSSGDMKLEYLLYGHRDHGSLPGAGAKPLEHGAKKERLLTANRPYGCEHCPKAFTTAAHLKEHLKIHSGFKPHRCVVCGKAFIRGPDLKRHERVHSNERPFACQLCEKAFKHKSHLKDHERQHRGERPFNCGSCDKAFIKASDLKRHWNTMHSGNPRRQMSLSPAASQHTTDDQRDWKLEAAAAAAAAAHSHNSDC comes from the coding sequence ATGTCTGAATTGTTGCGCTACATCGACTACGACCACAAGGCGACCTTCCTGAAGATGCTCAACCAGCAGCGCATGGAAGGTGAGCACTGcgacgtggtggtggtggtggagaatATCGAGTTCCGGGCTCACCGCTGCGTCTTGGCGGCCTGCAGCAACTACTTCAAGAAGCTGTTCAAGAAGCAGAACGACGAGGACAACTCCATCGTAGAGCTCGACTTCATCCGCTCGGACATCTTCGAGGAGGTGCTCAACTACATGTACACGGCGCGGCTGGCCGTGCGCAAGAAGGACATTAACATGATGATGTCGTCGGGCCAGATCCTGGGCATCAACTTCCTGGACAACCTGTGCTCGCAGAAGCGCGAGCTGACCAACATGAAGACGCGCGAGAACCAGGCGCCGCCCGGCGATCACGGCCTGCGCGCGCAGGACGCCATCCTCAAGGAGCTGGCCATGGAAGAGGTGCGCAAGAACAGCTTCTACGACACCACCATGGACGGCATGGGCGGCGCGGGGGGCTCGCACGTGCCCCAGCCGCACGGCTACAACACGGGCCTGCCCAAGGACCCCCACGTGCACGGCTGGGGCTCGTCGTCCTCCGGCGACATGAAGCTGGAGTACCTGCTGTACGGCCACCGCGACCACGGCTCGCTCCCCGGCGCCGGGGCCAAGCCGCTGGAGCACGGCGCCAAGAAGGAGCGGCTGCTCACCGCCAACCGGCCGTACGGGTGTGAGCACTGCCCCAAGGCCTTCACCACCGCCGCCCACCTCAAGGAGCACCTGAAGATCCACTCGGGCTTCAAGCCCCACCGCTGCGTGGTGTGCGGCAAGGCCTTCATCCGCGGGCCCGACCTGAAGCGGCACGAGCGCGTGCACAGCAACGAGCGGCCCTTCGCCTGCCAGCTGTGCGAGAAGGCCTTCAAGCACAAGTCGCACCTGAAGGACCACGAGCGGCAGCACCGCGGCGAGCGGCCGTTCAACTGCGGCTCCTGCGACAAGGCCTTCATCAAGGCTTCGGACCTCAAGCGCCACTGGAACACCATGCATAGCGGCAACCCGCGCCGCCAGATGTCGCTGTCGCCCGCCGCCTCGCAGCACACCACCGACGACCAACGGGACTGGAAACTGGAAGCGGCCGCGgccgcggcggcggcagcgcacTCGCACAACTCCGACTGCTGA